The following proteins come from a genomic window of Nicotiana tomentosiformis chromosome 12, ASM39032v3, whole genome shotgun sequence:
- the LOC104118065 gene encoding transmembrane 9 superfamily member 7-like, whose translation MEFQMDRRRSCQLTTTFFVFLISSTHSFYLPGVAPRDFQSGDPLNVKVNKLTSTKTQLPYDYYYLKYCKPAEILNSAENLGEVLRGDRIENSVYTFQMRQEQTCQVVCRQKLDAESAKNFKEKIDDEYRINMILDNLPVAVLRQRRDGSQSTTYEHGFRVGFKGNYAGRKEEKYFINNHLSFRVMYHKDPETDTARIVGFEVTPNSINHEYKDWNEKNPQVMTCNHNTKNLILGGVVPQEVDTDKGVVFTYDVSFKESDIRWASRWDTYLLMNDDQIHWFSIINSLMIVFFLSGMVAMIMMRTLYRDIANYNQLETQDEAQEETGWKLVHGDVFRPPINSGLLCVYVGTGVQIFAMTLVTMIFALLGFLSPSNRGGLMTAMVLLWVFMGLFAGYSSARLYKTFRGTEWKRITLRTAFMFPGILFAVFFVLNALIWGEKSSGAVPFGTMFALVCLWFGISVPLVFVGSYLGNKKAAREEPVKTNKIPRQIPELAWYMKPAFSILIGGILPFGAVFIELFFILTSIWLNQFYYIFGFLFIVFLILIITCAEITIVLCYFQLCSEDYYWWWRAYLTAGSSALYFFVYSVFYFFTKLEITKLVSGILYFGYMLIASYAFFVLTGTIGFYACFWFVRKIYSSVKID comes from the exons ATGGAATTTCAGATGGATCGACGAAGATCATGCCAGCTTACAACCACCTTCTTCGTCTTCCTCATATCGTCTACGCATTCGTTCTATCTTCCTGGGGTTGCTCCTCGCGATTTTCAATCG GGTGATCCACTTAATGTCAAAGTAAACAAGCTAACATCTACAAAGACACAACTACCATATGACTATTACTACTTGAAGTATTGCAAACCTGCTGAAATTTTGAATAGTGCGGAGAATTTGGGGGAGGTTCTTCGAGGGGACCGCATAGAGAATTCAGTTTATACT TTCCAAATGAGACAAGAACAGACATGCCAAGTGGTCTGTCGACAAAAACTTGATGCTGAATCTGCAAAGAACTTCAAGGAAAAGATTGATGATGAATACAGAATCAATAT GATTTTGGACAACCTTCCTGTTGCTGTTCTTAGACAAAGGCGAGATGGAAGTCAGTCAACTACTTATGAGCATGGTTTCCGTGTTGGGTTCAAGGGAAATTATGCTGGG CGTAAAGAGGAGAAGTATTTTATCAACAACCATTTAAGCTTTCGTGTCATGTACCACAAGGACCCTGAAACTGATACTGCGCGTATTGTTGGGTTTGAAGTCACTCCAAATAG CATTAATCATGAGTACAAGGATTGGAatgagaagaaccctcaagtgaTGACGTGCAACCACAATACAAAAAATTTAATTCTAGGTGGCGTTGTACCCCAAGAAGTAGATACAGATAAAGGTGTTGTATTCACCTATGATGTTTCCTTCAAG GAGAGTGATATAAGGTGGGCTTCTCGTTGGGATACATACCTTCTCATGAATGATGATCAGATTCACTGGTTTTCCATCATAAACTCTCTTATGATTGTCTTCTTCCTTTCTGGTATGGTTGCGATGATCATGATGAGAACTTTGTACAGAGATATTGCTAACTATAACCAACTGGAAACACAAGATGAAGCTCAGGAAGAAACAGGATGGAAACTTGTTCATGGCGATGTTTTCCGCCCTCCTATTAATTCTGGATTACTATGTGTTTATGTTGGGACTGGCGTCCAGATATTTGCGATGACACTAGTGACAATGATCTTTGCTCTGTTGGGTTTCTTGTCACCTTCTAACCGTGGTGGACTTATGACTGCCATGGTTCTGCTCTGGGTTTTCATGGGCTTGTTTGCTGGCTATTCTTCTGCACGTCTTTACAAAACATTCAGGGGAACAGAGTGGAAGAGGATTACCTTGAGAACTGCTTTTATGTTCCCCGGTATACTTTTTGCTGTCTTCTTTGTGCTGAACGCCCTCATCTGGGGAGAGAAATCTTCCGGAGCAGTACCTTTTGGAACTATGTTTGCTCTTGTGTGCTTATGGTTTGGAATCTCAGTACCTTTAGTGTTTGTTGGCAGCTACCTCGGCAATAAGAAAGCGGCCCGTGAAGAGCCAGTTAAGACAAACAAAATACCTAGACAAATACCGGAGCTGGCGTGGTACATGAAACCGGCCTTTTCAATTCTTATCGGTGGAATTCTTCCATTTGGGGCTGTTTTCATTGAGCTGTTCTTCATTTTGACTTCCATATGGCTGAACCAGTTCTACTACATCTTTGGCTTCCTATTTATAGTTTTTCTGATCTTGATAATCACATGTGCGGAGATAACTATCGTTCTGTGCTACTTCCAGTTGTGCAGTGAAGACTATTATTGGTGGTGGAGAGCTTATCTGACTGCTGGATCCTCGGCTTTATACTTCTTTGTCTACTCTGTTTTCTATTTCTTCACCAAGCTGGAAATCACAAAGCTGGTTTCAGGCATCTTGTATTTTGGTTACATGTTGATTGCATCGTATGCCTTCTTTGTGTTAACGGGAACAATTGGTTTCTATGCTTGCTTCTGGTTTGTCCGGAAGATCTACTCCTCGGTGAAGATTGACTGA
- the LOC104118067 gene encoding beta-galactosidase, which produces MLTNMGCSWIAMWNVLLILLVLLSSWVSCGTASVSYDHKAIIVNGQRKILISGSIHYPRSTPEMWPDLIQKAKEGGVDVIQTYVFWNGHEPEEGKYYFEGRYDLVKFIKVVQEAGLYVHLRIGPYACAEWNFGGFPVWLKYVPGISFRTDNEPFKAAMQKFTTKIVEMIKSERLYESQGGPIILSQIENEYGPMEWELGEPGKAYSEWAAKMAVDLGTGVPWIMCKQDDVPDPIINTCNGFYCDYFSPNKANKPKMWTEAWTAWFTEFGGPVPYRPAEDMAFAVARFIQTGGSFVNYYMYHGGTNFGRTAGGPFIATSYDYDAPLDEFGLLRQPKWGHLKDLHRAIKLCEPALVSADPIVTPLGNYQEARVFKSESGACAAFLANYNQHSFAKVAFGNMHYNLPPWSISILPDCKNTVYNTARVGAQSAQMKMSPVIRGFSWQSYNEDAALYEDNTYTVVGLLEQINTTRDVSDYLWYMTDVEIDPTEGFLNSGNWPWLTVFSAGHALHVFVNGQLAGTVYGSLENPKLTFSNGINLRAGVNKISLLSIAVGLPNVGPHFETWNAGVLGPVSLSGLNKGTRDLTWQKWCYKVGLKGEALSLHSLSGSPSVEWVEGSLVAQKQPLSWYKSTFNAPAGNEPLALDMNTMSKGQVWINGQSLGRHWPAYKSSGNCTACNYKGWFDEKKCLSNCGEGSQRWYHVPRSWLHPTGNLLVVFEEWGGDPYGITLVKREVASVCADIYEWQPQLLNWQRLASGKFDRPLRPKAHLRCAPGQKISSIKFASFGTPEGVCGSFQQGSCHARRSYDAFEKNCVGQEFCSVSVTPENFGGDPCRNVLKKLSVEAICS; this is translated from the exons ATGCTGACCAACATGGGTTGTTCTTGGATTGCAATGtggaatgtattgttgattttatTGGTGTTATTGAGTTCATGGGTTTCTTGTGGAACTGCTTCAGTGTCATATGATCATAAGGCTATCATTGTAAATGGACAAAGAAAAATCCTCATTTCTGGATCCATTCATTACCCAAGAAGCACACCTGAG ATGTGGCCAGATCTTATTCAGAAGGCAAAAGAAGGAGGAGTGGATGTGATACAGACTTATGTTTTCTGGAATGGACATGAGCCTGAAGAAGGGAAG TATTATTTTGAAGGGAGGTATGATTTAGTGAAGTTCATTAAAGTGGTGCAAGAAGCAGGACTTTATGTCCATCTCAGGATTGGACCTTATGCATGTGCTGAATGGAATTTTGG GGGTTTTCCAGTTTGGCTAAAGTATGTTCCAGGTATCAGTTTCAGAACAGACAATGAGCCTTTCAAG GCTGCAATGCAAAAGTTCACTACCAAGATTGTTGAAATGATAAAGTCAGAACGGTTGTATGAATCTCAGGGTGGTCCAATTATTCTATCTCAG ATTGAAAATGAGTATGGACCTATGGAGTGGGAACTAGGTGAACCAGGTAAAGCTTACTCAGAGTGGGCAGCCAAAATGGCAGTAGATCTTGGCACAGGTGTCCCTTGGATCATGTGCAAGCAAGATGATGTCCCTGATCCTATA ATTAATACTTGCAATGGTTTCTACTGTGACTACTTCTCACCAAATAAGGCTAATAAACCCAAGATGTGGACTGAGGCCTGGACAGCTTG GTTTACTGAATTTGGAGGTCCAGTTCCTTACCGTCCTGCAGAGGATATGGCATTTGCTGTCGCAAGATTTATACAAACAGGAGGCTCCTTTGTCAATTACTACATG TATCATGGAGGAACAAACTTTGGAAGGACTGCTGGTGGCCCATTTATTGCTACTAGTTATGACTATGATGCACCtcttgatgaatttg GGTTATTACGGCAACCTAAATGGGGTCATTTGAAAGATCTGCATAGAGCAATAAAGCTTTGTGAGCCAGCTTTAGTATCTGCTGATCCAATTGTGACACCCTTGGGAAACTATCAAGAG GCTCGTGTTTTTAAGTCGGAATCTGGAGCCTGCGCTGCCTTCCTTGCAAATTACAACCAGCACTCTTTTGCTAAAGTGGCATTTGGGAACATGCATTATAACTTGCCACCCTGGTCTATCAGCATTCTTCCCGACTGCAAGAACACTGTATATAATACTGCGAGG GTTGGTGCTCAAAGTGCACAGATGAAGATGAGTCCAGTCATTAGAGGATTCTCTTGGCAGTCATACAACGAAGACGCAGCATTGTATGAAGACAATACTTACACAGTTGTTGGGTTATTGGAGCAGATAAATACCACAAGAGATGTATCTGATTATTTGTGGTACATGACTGA CGTCGAGATTGATCCAACAGAAGGATTTTTGAATAGCGGAAATTGGCCTTGGCTTACAGTCTTCTCTGCTGGCCATGCATTGCATGTGTTCGTGAATGGTCAATTAGCAG GAACTGTGTACGGAAGCTTAGAAAACCCAAAACTAACTTTCAGCAATGGTATTAATCTGAGAGCTGGCGTCAACAAGATTTCTCTGCTAAGCATTGCTGTTGGTCTTCCG AATGTTGGCCCTCATTTTGAGACATGGAATGCTGGTGTTCTTGGACCAGTTTCACTTAGTGGTCTTAACAAGGGGACAAGAGATTTAACATGGCAGAAATGGTGCTACAAG GTTGGTCTAAAAGGAGAAGCCCTGAGTCTTCATTCGCTCAGCGGTAGCCCATCTGTTGAGTGGGTTGAGGGCTCTTTAGTGGCTCAGAAACAGCCACTCTCTTGGTATAAG AGTACATTCAATGCTCCAGCTGGAAATGAGCCTTTGGCTTTAGATATGAACACCATGAGCAAAGGTCAAGTATGGATAAATGGTCAGAGCCTCGGACGCCATTGGCCTGCATACAAATCATCTGGTAATTGTACTGCCTGTAACTATAAAGGCTGGTTTGACGAGAAAAAGTGCCTAAGTAACTGCGGAGAGGGCTCACAAAGATG GTACCATGTTCCCCGGTCGTGGCTGCATCCTACTGGAAATTTGTTAGTTGTATTTGAGGAATGGGGAGGAGATCCTTATGGAATCACTTTAGTCAAAAGAGAAGTAGCAAGTGTTTGCGCTGATATATATGAGTGGCAACCACAGTTGTTGAATTGGCAGAGGCTAGCATCTGGTAAATTTGACAGACCTCTCCGACCTAAAGCCCATCTTCGGTGTGCACCTGGTCAGAAGATTTCTTCAATCAAATTTGCAAGCTTTGGAACACCAGAGGGAGTTTGTGGAAGCTTCCAGCAGGGAAGTTGCCATGCCCGACGCTCATATGACGCTTTTGAAAAG AATTGTGTTGGGCAAGAGTTTTGCTCAGTAAGTGTGACACCAGAGAATTTCGGAGGTGATCCATGTCGAAATGTATTGAAGAAACTTTCAGTGGAAGCCATTTGCAGTTGA